The following coding sequences lie in one Bicyclus anynana chromosome 21, ilBicAnyn1.1, whole genome shotgun sequence genomic window:
- the LOC112051375 gene encoding neurochondrin homolog, giving the protein MGDISEPIKKCILILKAAKSDTEKFAALFMVTKLVKGKDCNAAAKKALFEAIGFKFLKKLLTGNSVDDDCPPSVYKSVALSILTCFCNEPELATHPEMLANIPVFLEIVQTSDNEDYDDNLIIISEAYTCLQCIAEHEAGQKALIEVGAITKMSEIYSHQSFQTDEALNILVQLVSRYGPAAWGSDPTPFHALVNKIALDFATDQSERKFELATILSALLYSCNKTTVIPGSSDETWPLSIYKALYDILTSKIGKNQRDPALKLAANIIDLLGVEWTFNDEENPKKFFLLLLQLCAIEVRMQLEDRSFKQAFANAELITACFIVLEQSINYMGQDQLDLEQKEKQSVYTSLKGAFNAVVSILTKVSNDKNRDKLPDAEKVFICAMVRVLVAWIAQETTAMREQIYTLLPFIFTLANDSFHAYRARRLTEKNKSEGEPLDLDSPLMGQIDLLRLMLPALCHLVVEDKARDIILNLKQEDILYEAMNFHWSIVHYKKPPIPKSERGKARTQPEPELDPKLLEDMKDSRAAMVSLCNIFMNLTVLAPKVVETSMLFNTLLKFIFNNLPELKNIPENLVLHGHLAVLGLLLLKQQASKVKKNDFSICRYIQSTIRFLWDAYNVDESNDPNALVVSMTYKENWSEIADLWFLGMQTLSGVLTIIPWISEFAIESGWAHGIAEMLTKVKVGTLPPNVKSAFEDFLCRLVDSNESAIPVLKKGGALKMCRNHRLMDLGKKLFGD; this is encoded by the coding sequence ATGGGTGACATATCGGAGCCAATAAAAAAGTGCATACTCATACTGAAGGCGGCGAAAAGTGACACGGAAAAGTTCGCCGCTTTGTTCATGGTGACGAAACTCGTCAAGGGCAAAGACTGCAACGCTGCCGCCAAGAAGGCCTTATTCGAAGCCATCGGTTTCAAGTTTTTGAAGAAGCTTCTCACTGGGAACAGCGTCGACGATGACTGCCCGCCGTCCGTCTACAAATCTGTGGCCTTATCCATCCTCACATGCTTCTGTAACGAGCCAGAGCTGGCTACACATCCCGAAATGCTGGCTAACATACCCGTGTTCCTTGAGATTGTGCAGACTTCTGACAACGAAGACTATGACGATAACCTGATTATCATCAGTGAAGCGTATACGTGCTTACAGTGCATTGCCGAACATGAGGCTGGACAAAAAGCCCTCATCGAAGTCGGTGCAATCACAAAAATGTCTGAGATCTACTCGCACCAAAGCTTCCAAACTGACGAAGCCCTCAATATCCTTGTTCAACTAGTCAGCCGTTACGGACCAGCTGCATGGGGAAGTGACCCCACACCATTCCATGCCTTAGTAAACAAGATTGCATTAGATTTCGCAACCGACCAATCTGAAAGAAAGTTCGAATTAGCTACTATATTGAGTGCTCTATTATACAGCTGTAATAAAACAACTGTGATCCCAGGATCGTCAGATGAAACTTGGCCACTGAGTATTTACAAAGCATTGTATGACATTTTGACAAGTAAAATAGGTAAGAACCAAAGAGATCCTGCACTGAAATTAGCAGCAAATATTATTGATTTGCTCGGAGTTGAGTGGACTTTTAATGATGAAGAGAATCCTAAGAAATTCTTCCTTCTCCTACTCCAGCTGTGCGCCATTGAAGTGAGAATGCAGTTAGAAGACAGGAGTTTTAAACAGGCGTTTGCAAATGCCGAGTTGATCACGGCTTGCTTTATAGTACTGGAACAGTCCATCAATTACATGGGCCAAGATCAGCTAGATTTAGAACAGAAAGAAAAGCAATCTGTATACACAAGTCTGAAAGGTGCATTTAATGCTGTTGTATCAATATTAACAAAGGTATCTAACGACAAAAACAGAGACAAACTTCCTGATGCTGAAAAAGTTTTCATATGTGCAATGGTTAGAGTCTTAGTAGCATGGATTGCCCAAGAGACCACAGCAATGAGGGAGCAGATTTACACTTTACTTCCCTTTATTTTTACGTTGGCAAATGATTCTTTCCATGCTTATCGAGCCAGACGACTGACAGAGAAAAACAAATCTGAAGGTGAACCACTAGATTTGGATTCACCTTTGATGGGCCAAATTGATTTGCTGCGTTTAATGTTGCCGGCACTCTGTCACCTTGTCGTTGAAGATAAAGCCAGAGATATAATCTTAAATCTTAAACAAGAGGATATCCTGTACGAAGCAATGAACTTCCATTGGTCCATTGTTCATTATAAAAAACCACCGATTCCAAAGTCTGAAAGGGGAAAAGCTAGAACTCAACCGGAGCCTGAGTTAGACCCTAAATTGTTAGAAGATATGAAAGACTCTCGCGCAGCCATGGTCAGCTTATGCAACATTTTCATGAACTTGACAGTTTTAGCGCCAAAAGTAGTTGAAACCAGTATGCTATTCAACACACTATTGAAATTCATATTCAACAATTTACCAGAACTGAAAAATATACCtgaaaatcttgtattgcacGGCCATTTAGCAGTACTTGGACTACTTTTGCTGAAACAGCAAGCAAGTAAAGTTAAGAAGAACGACTTCTCCATATGCAGATACATTCAGTCAACGATTAGATTCCTTTGGGACGCATACAATGTTGATGAATCGAATGATCCAAATGCATTAGTCGTTTCAATGACTTATAAAGAAAATTGGAGTGAAATTGCTGATTTATGGTTCCTGGGAATGCAAACTTTGAGTGGTGTCTTGACTATTATACCTTGGATATCAGAGTTTGCTATAGAGAGTGGCTGGGCTCATGGCATAGCTGAGATGCTAACAAAAGTCAAGGTTGGCACTTTACCTCCGAACGTTAAGTCAGCATTCGAAGACTTCTTATGTAGGCTTGTAGATTCAAATGAAAGTGCCATCCCTGTTCTCAAAAAGGGTGGCGCTTTAAAAATGTGCCGAAACCACCGACTAATGGACTTGGGAAAGAAATTATTTGGTGACTAA